A region from the Desulfitobacterium dehalogenans ATCC 51507 genome encodes:
- a CDS encoding type II toxin-antitoxin system HicA family toxin — protein MTKLDKLFAEIVNNPKDVKFEDIDKVLKYYGFERRNAKGGSSHYTYFHSLLPDILTIPKNRPIKAVYVKKAISAIQRLDRGEE, from the coding sequence ATGACTAAACTAGACAAGCTATTTGCAGAGATAGTCAATAATCCAAAAGATGTTAAATTTGAAGATATTGATAAAGTTTTGAAGTACTATGGTTTTGAGCGCAGGAATGCTAAGGGTGGATCGAGTCATTACACATATTTTCATAGCTTACTACCCGATATTTTGACTATACCGAAGAACAGACCCATTAAGGCAGTTTATGTAAAGAAAGCGATTAGTGCGATCCAACGATTAGATAGGGGCGAAGAATGA
- a CDS encoding B3/B4 domain-containing protein, giving the protein MPEIADIPHIRSTRNAYKALGKSPSDYRNAAEAMLRRIVKSNGLYHINNVIDINNLMSVTTGYSIGSYDTEQLSELVELRRAPDGENYQGIGKEAVNIEHLPTLYDRLSAFGNPTSDSRRAMIQTGNRTIMTVIYSFDGKSDLQEVIDRYCELLIQYCCVEEINTIFVL; this is encoded by the coding sequence ATGCCTGAAATTGCCGATATACCACATATTCGGTCAACACGAAATGCCTATAAAGCGTTGGGCAAATCTCCTTCAGACTACAGAAATGCTGCCGAGGCAATGCTTCGTCGAATCGTAAAGAGTAATGGTCTTTATCATATCAATAATGTTATTGATATTAACAATTTGATGTCTGTCACAACAGGTTATTCCATTGGTTCGTATGATACTGAGCAGCTTTCGGAACTAGTGGAGTTAAGAAGGGCGCCCGACGGAGAAAACTACCAGGGAATAGGGAAGGAGGCAGTCAATATTGAGCATTTGCCAACGCTTTACGATAGGCTGAGTGCTTTTGGCAATCCTACAAGCGATAGTAGGAGAGCAATGATTCAGACGGGAAATCGAACGATTATGACCGTGATTTATTCATTCGATGGTAAAAGTGATTTGCAAGAGGTGATCGATAGGTATTGTGAATTACTAATACAATACTGTTGCGTTGAGGAAATTAATACTATATTTGTCCTTTAG
- a CDS encoding AbrB/MazE/SpoVT family DNA-binding domain-containing protein — protein MSAISRRIFVQKRNLISLPRDIREKLNISVGDVLDIRMDNNKIIIEPMKLVPSDQAYFWSDKVQNDMLEAKNDVESGNVREFSTIREFLNGIEQ, from the coding sequence ATGTCCGCTATCTCCCGTAGAATCTTCGTCCAAAAACGAAACCTTATAAGCCTACCAAGAGATATCAGAGAAAAACTCAATATTTCTGTAGGTGATGTTCTCGACATTAGGATGGATAACAATAAAATCATCATTGAGCCTATGAAACTAGTCCCCTCCGACCAAGCATATTTTTGGTCTGACAAAGTCCAAAACGATATGCTCGAAGCCAAAAATGACGTTGAATCAGGTAACGTTCGTGAGTTTAGTACAATTCGCGAATTCCTCAATGGTATTGAACAATGA
- a CDS encoding tyrosine-type recombinase/integrase, with amino-acid sequence MIYIQIGNWSASSRERGEKTGILCFLIQQWRLNEYITYYKPNKWLFSGEDPETHISERTIQVIFKNALAKSGIKKDLSVHSLRHSFATHLLESGTDIRYIQELLGHKSSKTTEIYTHVSNKDLGKIKNPLDSIWKNDQN; translated from the coding sequence ATGATTTACATCCAGATAGGAAATTGGTCCGCATCAAGCAGGGAAAGGGGAGAAAAGACAGGTATACTCTGCTTTCTGATACAGCAATGGAGGTTGAATGAATACATTACCTACTATAAACCCAATAAGTGGCTATTTAGCGGCGAAGATCCGGAAACCCACATATCAGAGCGGACAATACAGGTAATCTTTAAGAATGCCTTAGCCAAGTCGGGAATTAAGAAAGATCTATCGGTCCATTCTTTAAGACACTCCTTCGCTACTCACCTTTTGGAATCAGGGACGGATATAAGATATATCCAGGAGTTGCTAGGGCACAAAAGCTCGAAAACAACTGAGATATATACTCACGTCAGCAATAAAGATTTAGGAAAAATAAAGAATCCCTTGGATTCAATATGGAAAAATGACCAAAATTAG
- a CDS encoding YmaF family protein produces the protein MNTNHKHYFQGTTNEILGHHHRYYGESSEAPNLPNHVHEISGCSTKDDRHRHYINVFSGFAIEVPGGHIHSYQGLTTIDQKHCHSLSSNTFTNNYVPIV, from the coding sequence ATGAATACGAATCATAAGCATTACTTTCAAGGAACGACTAACGAAATACTTGGTCATCACCACAGGTACTATGGTGAAAGTAGCGAAGCACCGAATTTACCGAATCATGTTCATGAGATATCTGGTTGTTCCACAAAAGATGATAGACATAGACACTACATTAATGTTTTTTCTGGATTCGCTATTGAAGTTCCGGGAGGCCATATTCATTCCTACCAAGGTTTAACCACTATCGATCAGAAACATTGTCATTCCTTATCTAGTAATACCTTTACAAATAACTATGTACCCATTGTCTGA
- a CDS encoding dihydrofolate reductase family protein has protein sequence MRRVRYQVACSMDGYIAAPNDDFDWITPEPSFDFEALYAQFDTLLMGRRTYEIVRATGESFRGKQVIVVSRSLRPVDHPDVEIVSGGIEARVRELRAQSGRDIWLYGGGNLFSQLLAWNLVDTFEPAIIPILLGGGVQLLPPHGISRRLKLVRHSAYPSGMLLLEYEVQHDVEGTNEFARG, from the coding sequence ATGAGACGGGTGCGATACCAGGTCGCATGTAGCATGGATGGCTACATTGCGGCACCGAATGATGATTTTGATTGGATTACGCCAGAACCTTCGTTCGACTTTGAGGCGCTATATGCGCAGTTCGACACATTGCTGATGGGGCGACGCACGTACGAGATCGTACGCGCAACGGGCGAGAGTTTTCGCGGAAAGCAAGTGATCGTGGTCTCGCGGTCGCTTCGGCCGGTGGATCATCCCGATGTTGAGATCGTGAGCGGGGGCATAGAAGCACGAGTTCGAGAGCTTCGTGCGCAATCTGGTCGAGATATTTGGCTCTACGGCGGAGGAAATCTCTTCTCCCAACTTCTCGCCTGGAATCTGGTTGATACGTTCGAACCGGCGATTATACCGATTCTTCTGGGAGGAGGGGTGCAGTTGCTCCCCCCGCACGGAATAAGTCGGCGTTTAAAGCTCGTCCGACACAGCGCCTATCCCAGTGGGATGCTTCTCCTCGAATATGAGGTGCAGCATGATGTGGAAGGCACGAATGAATTTGCAAGAGGATAG
- a CDS encoding HNH endonuclease signature motif containing protein — MSFTEKVKLEAKRKSAFRCVVCREPFVEIHHIIPQEEGGPDTLDNAAPLCSSCHDLYGGNPYKRKQIKQMRDYWFELVENTIMTNDGALLEIEKDPYFLNSLKNKGIALYHVVFENESFEESAQMIFEIVRTAQKTQPNLNRALYLDIDGHRNENGGYDNDMFELQRHFILGYLLPFLSEIHIPLCSAKNTKLQKNNIPDELNIFSSDEEMIKHLKKEGKEKSFTIYSEEESGV, encoded by the coding sequence ATGTCATTTACAGAGAAAGTGAAATTAGAAGCAAAGAGAAAATCGGCTTTTAGATGTGTAGTATGTAGGGAGCCATTTGTAGAAATACACCATATTATTCCACAAGAGGAAGGTGGCCCAGATACATTAGATAATGCTGCACCTTTGTGTTCCTCGTGTCATGACTTATATGGAGGCAATCCATATAAAAGAAAACAAATAAAGCAAATGAGAGATTATTGGTTTGAACTGGTTGAAAATACTATTATGACTAATGATGGAGCATTACTAGAGATTGAAAAAGATCCATATTTTCTAAACAGTCTTAAGAATAAAGGTATAGCACTTTATCATGTGGTATTTGAAAATGAAAGTTTCGAAGAGTCGGCTCAAATGATCTTCGAGATTGTTAGAACTGCTCAAAAAACCCAACCCAATTTGAATAGAGCATTATATTTAGATATTGATGGACACAGAAACGAAAATGGTGGTTATGATAATGACATGTTTGAATTGCAAAGACACTTTATTCTTGGTTATTTGTTACCATTTTTAAGTGAGATACACATACCACTGTGCTCTGCTAAAAATACAAAACTTCAAAAAAATAATATTCCTGATGAATTAAATATATTTTCATCTGATGAAGAGATGATTAAGCATCTTAAGAAAGAGGGAAAAGAGAAATCTTTTACGATATATTCCGAAGAAGAATCTGGGGTATGA
- a CDS encoding type II toxin-antitoxin system PemK/MazF family toxin has protein sequence MPDIREVYRVKIFFEDDPSRFKIRPILIIDVDSDSELFTITEITSSKPKIPPTYHDRFKEPIINWRRAGLNEPSYVKTHKIYRIEQDKLLEFVGEVPGPDFDRILDRIVEVNS, from the coding sequence ATGCCTGATATTAGAGAAGTTTACCGTGTAAAAATATTTTTCGAAGATGATCCCTCTCGATTCAAAATAAGACCCATCCTTATCATTGATGTGGATTCTGATTCAGAACTGTTTACAATCACAGAAATAACCAGTTCTAAGCCAAAGATTCCTCCTACTTATCATGACCGGTTTAAAGAACCCATCATTAATTGGCGTCGGGCCGGTTTAAATGAGCCATCTTATGTAAAAACCCATAAGATTTACCGTATTGAGCAAGATAAACTTTTGGAGTTTGTCGGTGAAGTACCCGGCCCCGATTTCGATAGAATTCTGGATAGAATAGTTGAAGTAAATAGCTAA
- a CDS encoding DUF5655 domain-containing protein, translating into MPLFQIRDNLVSLIRPCNFNLEKDLQTLIEANLETIFNCKFVASEFSTGYEHAGRIDSLALSEDGNPVIIEYKKVESSELINQSLYYLSWIKDHRGDFQMAVNKKLGSHVEIDWSDVRVICIAPGYKKYDLHAVQMMGANIELWQYRLFENGAFYFEEVFRKGTSGASIPNKASQGKKIGDQDITITYTFEDHLNKAASHLKDVIVDLRECILNIDEGVEESPKKQYVAYKVTQNFACMEIQKNKILLFLKLNPLEFQDLPTNARDVRSIGHYGTGDVEFTLTSKSDIAAMGEFIRKAWERVGG; encoded by the coding sequence ATGCCATTATTTCAGATTAGGGACAATCTTGTTAGCTTAATTAGACCTTGCAACTTTAATTTAGAGAAAGATCTCCAAACATTAATTGAGGCAAATCTAGAAACTATCTTCAATTGCAAATTTGTGGCTTCTGAGTTTTCAACAGGGTACGAACATGCAGGTCGAATTGATTCACTGGCATTATCAGAGGATGGCAATCCAGTGATTATAGAGTACAAGAAGGTAGAGTCTTCAGAGTTGATCAATCAAAGTTTGTATTATTTATCTTGGATAAAAGATCATCGCGGAGATTTCCAGATGGCAGTAAATAAGAAATTGGGTAGCCATGTAGAAATAGATTGGTCTGATGTAAGGGTTATTTGCATAGCCCCAGGTTACAAGAAGTATGACCTTCATGCCGTTCAAATGATGGGTGCAAATATTGAACTATGGCAGTATCGTTTGTTTGAAAATGGAGCTTTTTATTTTGAAGAGGTGTTTAGGAAAGGAACTTCAGGGGCTTCAATTCCCAATAAGGCTAGTCAAGGTAAAAAGATCGGTGATCAAGATATTACTATCACGTATACCTTTGAGGATCATCTAAATAAGGCAGCATCTCATTTAAAAGATGTTATTGTGGACTTAAGAGAATGTATTCTCAATATTGATGAGGGTGTAGAGGAATCCCCTAAAAAGCAATATGTTGCATATAAGGTTACTCAGAATTTTGCATGCATGGAAATCCAAAAGAACAAGATTTTACTCTTTCTTAAACTTAACCCGTTGGAATTTCAAGACCTACCCACCAATGCTAGGGATGTTAGAAGCATTGGGCACTATGGAACTGGGGACGTGGAGTTTACATTAACTTCAAAGTCAGATATAGCCGCAATGGGTGAATTTATTAGAAAGGCTTGGGAACGTGTCGGGGGTTAG
- a CDS encoding TIM barrel protein, translating into MMLRELPGRYMKRRGFIPKTYFPKDWLDNSTKFWTDFLSNKPNSMEIHLENVYEDDFNLLKELVDAIGDPKFSICLDLGHVNANSTKELNNWIQGLNDRIRYVHLHNNNGKFDDHFGLWMGEIDMLNTLELLKVHSPKALWTIETLSVDIKPSIDWLVDNGFIKG; encoded by the coding sequence ATGATGCTTCGGGAACTGCCGGGACGTTATATGAAACGGCGCGGATTTATACCTAAAACATATTTTCCCAAAGATTGGTTAGACAATTCCACAAAGTTTTGGACAGACTTTTTATCTAATAAACCCAATTCAATGGAAATCCACCTAGAGAATGTATATGAAGATGACTTTAACCTTCTTAAAGAATTAGTTGATGCAATAGGTGATCCTAAATTTTCAATTTGCTTAGATTTAGGTCATGTTAATGCAAACTCCACGAAAGAGCTTAACAATTGGATACAAGGTCTAAATGACAGGATTAGGTACGTTCACCTGCATAATAACAATGGAAAATTTGACGATCACTTTGGCCTTTGGATGGGTGAAATCGATATGTTAAATACGTTAGAGTTGTTAAAAGTACATTCACCAAAAGCACTCTGGACAATAGAGACCCTTTCTGTGGATATTAAACCGTCAATTGACTGGCTGGTGGATAACGGATTTATAAAGGGTTAG
- a CDS encoding toxin-antitoxin system HicB family antitoxin, translated as MGKDLEYYLNLEYEIKLKKLSQEEGDGWFAEIPLLPGCMSDGESLEEAVENLGGAKREWIEASLELGREIPEPTTDEFSGQLRVRMPKSLHRTLSQMAKDENVSLNQLIIHQLSKGIGYRL; from the coding sequence ATGGGTAAAGATTTAGAGTATTACCTCAACCTAGAATATGAAATTAAACTTAAGAAGCTTTCCCAAGAAGAAGGTGACGGGTGGTTTGCAGAAATACCTTTACTTCCTGGTTGCATGTCAGACGGTGAATCTTTAGAAGAAGCAGTTGAGAATCTAGGCGGTGCGAAAAGGGAATGGATTGAGGCCAGCTTGGAATTAGGCAGAGAAATTCCTGAACCCACAACTGATGAATTTTCGGGGCAATTGAGAGTTAGGATGCCTAAATCATTACATCGTACTCTTTCACAAATGGCTAAGGATGAAAATGTAAGTTTGAATCAGTTGATAATTCATCAATTATCTAAAGGAATTGGGTATAGATTATAA
- a CDS encoding TrmH family RNA methyltransferase, translating into MSNIIEISDFSSPNLDVFARLTETQLRNRLEPEMGIFIAESTKVIGLALDAGCEPISLLMERKYIKGQAHDIITRCGDIPVYTADSNLLAGLTGFQLTRGVLCAMRRPHLPSVEEACAGASRVAVLEGIADSTNVGAIFRSAAALSIDTVLLTPSCCDPMCRRAVRVSMGTIFQVPWTRIGSEPSQWPQPGMESLRKLGFKTVAMALSDTAVNIDDPQLIAQEKLAIILGTEGNGLAPNTVAHCDYTARIPMSHNVDSLNVAAASAVAFWQLRAR; encoded by the coding sequence ATGTCAAATATCATTGAGATAAGCGATTTTTCATCGCCCAATTTGGATGTCTTTGCTCGCCTGACGGAAACGCAGCTGCGCAACCGGTTGGAGCCGGAGATGGGCATCTTTATTGCTGAGAGTACCAAGGTAATTGGACTTGCCCTCGACGCTGGTTGCGAGCCTATTTCACTTTTGATGGAGCGCAAATACATTAAAGGGCAGGCACACGATATAATCACCCGCTGCGGAGATATCCCCGTCTATACTGCCGATAGCAACCTGCTAGCAGGGCTGACTGGCTTTCAGCTGACCCGCGGTGTGTTGTGTGCCATGCGGCGTCCTCATCTACCCAGCGTTGAGGAGGCGTGTGCCGGTGCAAGTCGAGTGGCTGTGCTTGAAGGTATTGCGGACTCTACCAACGTCGGTGCCATTTTTCGCTCGGCTGCGGCACTAAGCATCGATACCGTGCTGCTTACCCCCTCATGCTGTGACCCAATGTGTCGGCGTGCGGTGAGAGTGAGCATGGGAACTATCTTCCAAGTGCCATGGACCCGTATTGGCAGCGAGCCCTCACAGTGGCCGCAGCCTGGCATGGAAAGTCTGCGCAAGCTGGGCTTTAAGACCGTTGCCATGGCTTTAAGTGATACCGCTGTCAACATAGACGATCCGCAGCTCATCGCTCAGGAAAAGCTTGCTATCATACTGGGTACAGAAGGTAATGGACTGGCACCCAACACGGTTGCCCACTGTGATTACACCGCACGTATCCCCATGTCCCATAACGTGGACTCGCTGAATGTTGCTGCAGCAAGCGCAGTGGCTTTCTGGCAACTCAGAGCCCGGTAA
- a CDS encoding tyrosine-type recombinase/integrase — MEQQLILKGFSDKTRKVYLGHVSKFFQAIKKDPRNISKDDIRSYLAAQLEERKKAHAYVSQALSSIKFLFKHILRQSIDSMDIPRPKKEQKLPQVLSQAEVAKILSTVKNIKHRSILIITYSSGLRVSEVVTLTLNDLHPDRKLVRIKQGKGRKDRYTLLSDTAMEVE, encoded by the coding sequence ATGGAGCAGCAGTTAATTCTCAAGGGCTTTAGTGATAAGACAAGAAAGGTCTACCTTGGGCATGTAAGTAAATTTTTTCAAGCCATAAAGAAAGACCCAAGAAATATCTCAAAGGATGACATACGAAGCTATTTGGCTGCTCAGCTTGAAGAGCGAAAAAAAGCCCATGCCTACGTAAGCCAAGCCCTTAGCTCCATAAAATTTCTGTTCAAGCACATATTACGGCAAAGTATTGACAGTATGGATATTCCCCGACCCAAAAAGGAACAAAAATTACCGCAAGTCCTTAGCCAGGCAGAAGTAGCTAAGATTCTCTCAACCGTTAAGAATATTAAACACAGGTCTATTCTCATAATTACATATTCCTCAGGACTAAGGGTTAGTGAGGTTGTTACGCTAACATTAAATGATTTACATCCAGATAGGAAATTGGTCCGCATCAAGCAGGGAAAGGGGAGAAAAGACAGGTATACTCTGCTTTCTGATACAGCAATGGAGGTTGAATGA
- a CDS encoding glutamate synthase subunit beta, with translation MGKATGFLEYKRIDPKKRAPEERIQDWREIKLPRDPEVMKTQGARCMNCGVPFCNGGVMLNGMVSGCPLHNLIPDWNELIYKGQWEEAYRRLSRTSPFSEFTSRVCPAPCEGACTEGYIMEPVTINCIEYEIIEKAFAEGWVKPQKGKSTGKTVAVVGSGPAGLSAANYLNAVGHEVTVYERADRPGGLLMYGIPNMKLEKNIVERRINLMKESGINFVLNTEVGKDIPAQDLVNQYDAVVLCIGATKARGLNVEGCELKGVHYAVDFLKANTKRLLDSNFAHLETMDEKDGQGNGWINAQGKNVIIIGGGDTGTDCIATSIRYGCKSVHQFEIMPEPPVKRIEAANPWPEWPKKLKVDYGQEEAISLYGKDPRHYLINTKKIVGNEQGEAKEIHTVEVRWIKDSSGRMVPQEVPGSKKVWEADLVLLAMGFLGPEDAIPNELNLERDERSNLKAEYEEFETNVEKVFAAGDARRGQSLVVWALQEGKLAAREVDKYLMGRSGIR, from the coding sequence ATGGGAAAAGCAACAGGTTTTTTAGAGTATAAACGGATTGATCCCAAGAAGCGCGCCCCTGAGGAACGTATTCAGGACTGGCGGGAGATTAAACTGCCCAGAGACCCTGAGGTGATGAAGACCCAGGGGGCCCGCTGTATGAATTGTGGCGTCCCCTTCTGCAATGGCGGGGTCATGCTCAACGGCATGGTTTCGGGCTGCCCTCTGCATAATTTGATTCCGGACTGGAATGAACTGATCTACAAAGGGCAATGGGAAGAAGCCTATCGGCGCTTAAGCCGTACCAGTCCTTTTTCGGAATTCACCTCCCGGGTTTGCCCTGCACCCTGTGAAGGAGCCTGCACCGAAGGCTATATTATGGAGCCCGTAACCATCAACTGTATAGAGTATGAGATCATCGAGAAGGCTTTTGCCGAAGGATGGGTAAAGCCCCAAAAAGGAAAATCTACCGGTAAAACGGTGGCAGTGGTCGGTTCCGGCCCCGCGGGACTATCGGCAGCGAATTATCTCAATGCCGTGGGTCATGAGGTCACCGTGTATGAGCGGGCCGACCGTCCCGGCGGACTCCTCATGTATGGCATTCCCAATATGAAGCTGGAGAAAAATATAGTGGAGCGGCGCATAAACTTAATGAAGGAGTCCGGCATCAACTTTGTTCTCAATACCGAGGTGGGCAAGGATATCCCGGCGCAGGACCTGGTAAATCAATATGATGCGGTCGTTCTCTGCATTGGTGCCACCAAAGCCCGAGGACTCAACGTGGAAGGCTGTGAACTGAAAGGTGTCCACTATGCAGTAGATTTTCTGAAGGCCAATACCAAAAGGCTGCTGGACTCCAATTTTGCCCATTTGGAAACCATGGATGAAAAAGATGGCCAGGGGAACGGATGGATCAATGCCCAAGGGAAAAACGTCATTATCATCGGCGGTGGAGACACGGGGACGGACTGTATCGCTACCTCCATCCGTTATGGCTGTAAAAGCGTCCACCAATTTGAGATCATGCCCGAACCTCCTGTCAAGCGGATCGAGGCCGCCAATCCCTGGCCGGAATGGCCCAAAAAACTTAAAGTTGACTACGGTCAGGAAGAAGCCATCAGTCTCTACGGAAAAGATCCCCGTCATTACCTCATCAATACGAAAAAGATCGTGGGCAACGAGCAAGGTGAGGCTAAGGAAATTCATACCGTAGAAGTTCGCTGGATTAAAGACTCCTCAGGAAGAATGGTTCCCCAAGAAGTGCCCGGCAGCAAAAAAGTATGGGAAGCAGATTTGGTCCTTTTGGCCATGGGCTTCCTCGGCCCGGAAGATGCGATACCCAATGAGCTGAACCTCGAGCGGGATGAGCGAAGTAATCTCAAAGCGGAGTATGAAGAATTTGAAACCAATGTGGAAAAGGTTTTTGCTGCGGGAGATGCCAGAAGGGGGCAGAGCCTTGTAGTATGGGCTCTCCAGGAAGGGAAGCTGGCAGCCCGTGAAGTGGATAAGTATCTGATGGGGAGGAGTGGGATTAGGTAA
- a CDS encoding DUF5661 family protein yields MIIGEYLGIDWSHSPFDVGQFRTGLGVELEHGRRDATTNVTDDDPITTGKIALAHLNEFPDYYTRLAKLEREAKAFWQK; encoded by the coding sequence ATGATTATCGGTGAGTACCTTGGCATTGATTGGAGTCATAGTCCATTTGACGTTGGCCAGTTTCGAACAGGTCTGGGCGTAGAATTGGAACACGGCAGGCGCGATGCCACTACAAATGTAACTGATGATGACCCAATTACGACTGGCAAAATTGCCTTGGCCCATTTAAATGAGTTCCCAGACTACTACACGAGATTAGCGAAACTGGAGAGAGAAGCTAAAGCTTTTTGGCAAAAATAA
- a CDS encoding DUF5680 domain-containing protein — translation MTKDELINVLITGRTECYVKKSSSYNPYVPGGKYDWDFQVACGNYLFTDSYRGFNPYSGVEYIYVKDQSKPIWSCDYVGYAFSNAGVSEKEIYGFLKKGRSKHLTDCAGNLLADYSFRDGNFDYQTRFSGDLKAILQIEELYYHGTLVGIQTSAGYLKVQERANDI, via the coding sequence ATGACTAAGGATGAGCTTATAAATGTTCTTATCACCGGTCGTACAGAGTGTTATGTCAAGAAAAGTTCCTCTTACAATCCATACGTTCCGGGTGGTAAATATGATTGGGATTTTCAGGTTGCATGTGGAAATTATCTATTTACAGATTCGTACCGCGGTTTTAATCCATATAGCGGAGTCGAGTATATCTATGTAAAAGACCAGTCTAAGCCAATTTGGTCATGTGATTATGTAGGATATGCATTTTCAAATGCAGGAGTTTCCGAGAAGGAGATTTATGGATTTCTGAAGAAGGGAAGAAGTAAGCACTTAACAGATTGTGCTGGAAATCTGTTAGCTGATTATTCCTTTAGAGACGGTAATTTTGATTATCAAACTAGGTTCAGTGGGGATCTCAAAGCAATCTTACAAATAGAGGAACTGTATTATCATGGTACATTGGTCGGGATCCAAACATCTGCAGGCTATTTGAAGGTGCAAGAACGTGCGAACGACATATAA
- the yqeK gene encoding bis(5'-nucleosyl)-tetraphosphatase (symmetrical) YqeK — translation MHKSLSNIFGGFLLSEDITSDALGLLNHHGRQDVAKHVLTVAITAQHLAKIYNVDLELAYCAGLLHDISLILPTSQMLQTSIELGIEPVTAEKVVPYLIHGKLSAAIAENVFKVKNDGLLHAISCHTTLCANATTLDKVLFLADKMSWDQEHSPFRTELEKALEKSLDEAVSCFLTWNWNQKDKLDSIHPWLIDAWNNYEIGDYA, via the coding sequence ATGCATAAATCGTTATCAAATATCTTTGGAGGGTTTTTACTATCTGAAGATATTACTTCTGATGCATTAGGCCTTCTTAATCATCATGGGCGACAAGACGTAGCTAAACATGTTTTAACAGTTGCTATTACAGCCCAGCATCTAGCCAAAATTTATAATGTTGATTTGGAACTCGCATATTGTGCAGGACTACTACATGATATTAGTTTGATTTTGCCAACGTCTCAAATGCTACAAACCTCTATTGAATTGGGTATAGAACCGGTTACTGCTGAGAAAGTGGTACCATATTTGATTCATGGTAAATTGTCAGCAGCAATTGCAGAAAATGTTTTTAAAGTAAAAAATGACGGTCTCCTTCATGCTATTAGTTGCCATACAACACTATGTGCTAATGCAACTACACTTGATAAAGTATTATTCCTTGCAGATAAAATGTCTTGGGATCAAGAACACTCTCCGTTTAGGACTGAACTTGAGAAGGCACTTGAAAAATCTCTTGACGAGGCAGTCAGTTGCTTCTTAACTTGGAATTGGAACCAGAAGGATAAATTGGACTCTATACATCCATGGCTAATTGATGCTTGGAATAACTATGAAATAGGAGATTATGCATGA